A segment of the Amblyomma americanum isolate KBUSLIRL-KWMA chromosome 6, ASM5285725v1, whole genome shotgun sequence genome:
GGAACTGTTCTTCCGTGTTCTTTAAGTGATGTTGGAGAGTGGCAGAGAGCAAAAACGGACTGGCAGTCGTCCCGAATGGAACTCGTTTCATGCGCCACGTCAGAATTGGTGGAAGTGGACCACCTGGCTCAGGCTTCGTTTCGTACCACAAAAAACGCAGGGCATCTCTGTCCTCAGGTCTCACTGAGATCTGTAAAAACGCCTGCTCGATATCAGCTACGAGAGCTATCTTATGCCTGCGGAAGTTGAGCAGCATGCCCACAAGGTCGGCCGTTAAATTTGGACCACTTTCCAGGTTGTCATTCAGAGATTTTGCTGACCTGTTGTGAGACGAGGCGTCAAAAACAACACGCAGCTTGTGAGCGCCGCGGATTACAGCCTGATGCGGCATGTGATATACAGTGTTTGCGCCACTGTCGTTCGTTTCGACGATCTCTGCCATATTCAGTGCGCTGTACTGTCTTATAGCCGCATCATAATCATTCAATAGCTCTGGAGAGTTCTGCAGGCGTCTTGTCAGCTGGTGTAGGCGTCTGAGAGCAACCTCTCTGTTATCCTCTAAAGCCGTAACAGGTTTCCAGGGGAGGGCTACCTCATAACGACCCCCCTTCAGCTGTACCGTGTCCTCAAAAAACTCCACAGCAGCATTTTTTCCGGTCTTTGCCTCATTGTCATTTATCCCAATCGATTCCAATGTCCAGAATTTCGTCAATATGTCAGTTGTGCTTATTTCCGTGACCGAGGTTCGCAGGGTGATCGTTTGCATGCAGTGGGGCCCTTCGTCTATGCCTTGAACTGGTCCTTGAATGGTCCAACCAACAGCTGTTTCAACGGCTCTCAGTTTTCCGTCGATCTTTGTGGATCGGCCGGTCGTTAGCTCCCAAATGTGATCGGAACCTATTAAAAGCCCAATGTTTCTAGGCCCTCCGTCGTTGGTAAAATCGGCGGGTTCGTAGCCGAGTATTCTCAGCCTGTCCGTCAGTGTCACGGGTGGTGTTGGGATATACTGATCGCAAATTACGTCTGTCTCCAGAACCTCCAGTTCGCAAGTTTTCCCCTTTTTAGTTTTCACCTTGACCATAACTCGCCTGAATAATTTTTCTTCTTGGTGACCGCCAAAGACCCCCACGGTCAGCATTTCTTCTCCGAGAAGTCTGCATCCTATTCTTTTCGACGCTTCCGATGTGATGTACGAGCGTTGGCTTCCGCCATCGAAAAGGACTCGCAGTTGCGTCCAGGTTTTTTGGCCACCACAGTTAACTGCCGCCGTTTGCAGTAAGACGGTCCTCATGGGAGCGGATTCGGATCCTGTTGTCGACGTTTCAAGGCTAACCTGTGCGTTTGTGACTCCATTAGCTGCTTCTCTTTTGCGAGCTACCAAGTAGGAAGGGTCACATGTTGAGGTAGCGTGTCTCTTCCCGCACTTCATGCATTTCATGTACACATTACAATTTCTTGAACGATGCCCTTTTCGTGTACATTTAAAGCATCTTCCTGCCGCTTGTAGAAGTTGTTTCTTTTCGTCTATGCTTTTCTGTGCATCGCATTCATGCGTCTGATGCTCCTCAGCCTTGCAGAAGAAACAGCCTTCCTTCGTTATATTTTGGTGCAGGGCTGCAGCGGTCGAAAAAGGCTTATTCATCTTTTTGGAAGGCGGCTTCGTTTTCTCCTTTCGACTGTCATTAGCGCTTTTAGTTATATCCATGTTCCTTAATGCAGCCAGATTTTCTCGACTTTCCACTTCGACCCTCAGGAAAGCAATAAGGCGTGAAAAGGACGTCACAGTACCTTTTTTAGTTTCGTTAAAGCTTTCCGAAGCGTCGTCGGTCGTTGATTCCTCGTCCTCGTCCGAGGAGCTAGTTGTCGCGATGAGGCATTGACGGCTGTAGTCGAGAAGGATGTCCGTTGGTAAAGCTCGTTGCACAATCGGCATGAGCAGTGAGCTGTAGGAGTCATGCTTTTGGCCCAGTGTCTCCAAGCCCTTGATGTGCGCAGCCAGAGTATCGTACAGGCGACGAAGTCCGCGTACGTCGTCCGAAGAGCGAACTGGCTGTATATCAATCAGCTTCTTCATATGCTCTTGGATTAGGAGCTCTTCGTTGCCGAAGCGCTTCTTCAGGAGCTCTACGGCGTCGCTGTAGCACCGTGCGGTTGGTGGAAGTCCGGCGAGTGCAGCAGCGGCGTCACCTGTGACCGATGCCCTCAGGTAGTGCAACTTGTCGACAGATGACAGTTCTTCGTTCTTGTCGACTACTTGTTCGAACACCTCCCAGAAGGGCTGCCAGTCGTGTCGCCGTCCGCTGAATCTCGCGAGCTCCAGCCTTGGCAGTTTGAGCCTAATCTTGGAGGTCGTTGTGGCCTGAGCGGCGTTATTCTCGTGCTGAGTCGTTGGTGGGTTTCCAGTCGGGTTGGAGATACACTGTTGCAGCTTTGCCAAGACGGTTACGATGCGATCGTTGTATTCGAAAATCTGCTCGTACTCCGTCTCGGCCTGATCATCATCCAGTATCTCCTCGAAACGACTGTTCACAGCGTTGAGCTCAGCATGGAGAGACATTAGTCGAGCGTGCAAGACACTAGCATCGCTCTGAGTTAGCCGATCTAGACGCTCGAGGCATTCCTTGATAAGCTTCGTTACTTGAGTGCGCAAGACCTTTCGCTTCTTGCAGATGTGCTCCATCGTTGTACCAGTACCGTTGTGGATCACCGGAATTGCTTCAAATAACCAAAGGATGAGAcgacttcatgtagcagcgttgGATCTGTTGAGATGACAGGCCACAATAAGGCGAATATCCACGGTTCGTTGTTCGCAATTTCGTCTCTTCACTTCccgtcccgggtttcggcaccaaaaaCTTTTGTATAAAATGTCGTGAATACGTTGACGGTCGTGAAGAGTAAGCAACCGATGAACGAAGAACAACTGAATTTAATACTGGGTAAAAGAGACAGCTTACAAAAAGGTTCGATGCGTACAAGGTTCGTTTTGCGACTGACGCTTTCGCCGTTGTCTCGTCGCTCCCACGGTCTGAGCCGCCAGACACCTCCCCTCTCGCCACTCGGGGACTCCGGCGTTGAGAGATGCTCTCCAGGGAGAGCGGCCTTGCGTGGCGCAGGGGGACGCGGGGCGCCCTCCTCGAAGGGCACAGACGGTAATAAATAAGTCCGAATGTTTCCGCAAAGCGGGGAATCGGTCTCAAAGGTCGACGCACGGAAAACCGTCTTTCCACGAAACATAACGTTCACAacataccgcgcaggcatccttaaattgtgccatggtgagggttggtcttgccaccttggagtgaagaaaactaaagctaggcttctacaggagttttattggcctggctgcgtcagggatgtcaagcagtttgtaaagtcctgcgacacctgtcagcgtgtcggaaagccaggggatttaaggaaggctccgatgaagctagtgcccgtgattagcgaacccttccgtcgtttggtgggggacgtagtcggtcctctaccagtgactcagtcgggctaccgctaccgaaaagggcgggaaaacgggaatgccgacagTCTccgtcgtagctttcctgcataatctggcgtaaaatgccctaatgctcgagaaaagctaccgtatcatttttgtttttgtttttttttcttgcttctccgtacctacctcattgccgaaaaaaaaaagggtttctcaccaaatttcagacgcatgtcttttgcgaaaaaaggaaaaacaaagaggaactagttttggtgcagcagacttccgggcgtgagctgttggcgagggttaagtaatccaaaatttgcagccatattgctctgtattaaagacctggcaatgttctgaggctggccgcgtgctgcctagccggaggtaggggctgagctcagatcggatCACTAATGCTCctttgaggacccttgccagctgtgcaggtcaagtggactgactactacgaggccgactgggactctgacgcccattcgtggtgcaccgaccagctgcaaccacttcgtggcgtcttcttggcggcggacggattgttgtgatcggagggggtcaccgcctgctaagccaacgaccttatgcacctgctcaaccggtcggaaacaattccaggacctcaaggcgccaggattccttatcgcctgtgcacgtgtttgtgggggcggagcggtcacggggttagtgaagagactatgaagagtgggtctgcccattggacgcttgatcagccaccggtttccctagctaggtgcctagggaatatccactgtatttaagccgcgatttggctggtttcacggcacttcatctctgacttttgggtctccctgcttctgttgtaaatatgtagcacttcatctctgacttttgggtctccctggttctgttgtaaatatgtagcacttcatctctgacttttggtctccctgcttctcttgtaaatatgtaaataaaccttcaagtttaccaaccctcctgaaggcttccctccgtcgtctgcagagtttatcgtcatgcggtgaagacctcggtcccgataacCAAGCATATcagcgtgtaactacctggcgtgTCCGCGGGAGTTTTTCAGCACTTCCCGGGGATGTGGTAGAACGTTCTCTCGGGCTAGTTCGTTCATTCCAGATAAAAGGTACGACGGCGCGAATGGGACAGGACAGGAGAAAGAGGAGCGAAAACGACGAACACAGGCTCAGACTCTTTATTCAAGACCTAAAAGCACACGCTATAATCGATGAACCCATGCGCATAACCATCACTGCCATTCACACAAGGTCTGATAAAATCTAGAACATAGCTTTTACGTTGAGGAAGGGCCGATAAACCAGACAGCACTCAATCAGCATGTCCCCATGACAACAGAAACTTCACGTCACGAAAACGGTTAAAAAGCaagtaaggaacctaacaatCATGAGAGCACTCAGTCAGAATGTCCCCAGAAACTTCATTTCAAGAAAACAATTAAAAATCAAGTAAGGAACATAACAATGAACCTGAGTAAAGATAGGTGAAGTGACAATGCAGGTGACACCACAGACAACAGGGGTAAAAGAAGGatggaaaaaaagaacaaaacggcGTTAACATCATCGTGTGACGTGTGAAGAACTGACATGAGGGGAtggaaacaaaaaagaacaagagTAAAGGTGAAAATTAAAACCAGGTAAAAGAATGGAATGAGGTATATAAAAACAACCATGGCGTGATGGAAAACAACGAAGAACAAGTGCAAAGGGGAGCATAAGACGAGATAAAACTACATTTCAAGCCCTGCAGTACAGCTTACGAACAGAACTGGGACATATAGAAGAGGTACACTTATAGGTGGCCTTAAACGCAACTTCTCTCAGCCGCTGCAGGTGATGCCTTACATACTCCGTGCACatcacaacatgaaaaaagtggcgaaccGACATGGTGTCGCGATGGTTTTTTCGGCACCGATTAAGCTGAGTGACGTCTATCTTTCGATGtcagcagaaaagaaaaccagACCGCAGTGCTATACGAATCACGAAAAGTAGTTCAAAAAGTGTGATTCAGGCCTTGTGTATAAAATTCCCCTCACATGCGGTAGAGTTCACATTGGTCAGACTGATGTGTGTTTTAATGAATGGACACGCGAACACATCTTGGCAGTAAATAACAATATGGAAGGTCATCTGGCACATCATTGTAAGAACTGTGAAGGGAAGAGCAAGGGCAATACAAAAGTACCTTTCACCCCAGTTTTGCGCAACACTACTTCTTTATTTAAATCAAGAGACAAGACGGAAAGGCAGGTCGTAGAAGCCTTTCACACCATAAAAATAGTGAAAAATATGTCAGCACTCCAGCTATTTCGCTCTCACTGAGAGAAATCGCGCTTAATGCCACCTGTAAGTTTATCTTTTCTGTGTCCCAGTCCTGTTCGTAAGCTGTACTTCGGGGCTGGAAATGtagttttatcttgttttatgcACACCTTTGCACTTTTTCTTCGTTGTTTTCCACCACGGCTGTTTTTCCATACCTCATTCCATTCTTTTACCTGGTTTTAATTGTCATCATTATTCTTGTGCTTTGTTGTTTCCATCCCCTCATGCCGGTTTTTCCATACCTCGCACGATGATTTTATCGCCTTTTCATCCTTTTTTTCCATCTTTTCTTTTACCCCTGTTGTCTGTGGTGTCACCTGCATTGTCACTTCACCTATCTTTACCCAGGTTGATTGTTATGTTCCTTACTAGTTCTTTTTAATCTTTTTCTTCTACATGACGTTTCTGGcgacatgctgactgagtgctcCCTGGATTGATAGGTTCCTTACTTGTGTTTAATCGTTGTCTTGACATGAAGTTTCTCGGGACAAGCTAATTGAGTGCTCTCTGGTTTATCGGCGCTTCCGCAAAGTAAAAGTTTGGTGACTGTGTTCTAGATTTTATCAGGTCCTGTGTAAATGACAGTGATGGTTGTGCGCATGGGTTCATCGCTTATATAGCTTACGCTTTTTGGTCTTTAATAAagagttggaagtctgcgcctgtgtttgccGTTTTCGTTCCTCTTTCACCTGTCCTGTCCCATTCGCGCAGTCCTACCTTTTCCTGAGGATATCCGCATGCCCTTTCAAGATTTTGCAGTGACATTCCTTGGAGGAAAACGAAAAAGCCAACCAATATGACCGAGATTCCTTCGGCCGGGCGGTGGGCGATTCAGATCTCCGACCGGCTGGAGAGAAAATTGTCTCGTACCATGAAATTACTTCCCATTGCAGAAACAGCAGACTTAACCCCCTCACCCCTCGCTCATCAAAAGGCAAGGAATAGTCTGGAGGCAGTTACAAACAGGAACTGTTATCAATCTGTACATTTATTCCAAACCCAAAACCACTCTCAATTAGATTCTTTTAGAATGCCCCGCGGACAGACCGCCGGACCATTTTAACTCTCCAGCCTAGAGCAGTGGGAGACTGCGTTGTCCAGCTCTGACCCAGAGGTACTACGGGTTTCGGGACACTTCCTACAGTTCTAATCCGCATATCTGATTtttgttccttcctttttatcGGCACTCTCGCCTGTAAGGTTTATTCGCTGGTGTGGGGTGTAAGTGTGCCATTGTGTATGTTCAAAGTCTTCCAACTCGCGACTGCTGAGGTCCAGCGAAGTGCGTGCCCCTCACTTTGCAGCCACGTGGTTGGAGTAGACTTCGCGGGAAGCGGCGATGGTGTCAATCACCGCCAGCTTCTTAAAGAGGCGCAAGTAGCTTCAGCTACAGAGCCGCCTCATCAAATTGTCGTTGTTTGGGTTCCAAGAGCCGAGCGCTCCATCAACGATTGCCTCGATGCTGACCTGCTGGAATTTTCGCAGCAGGTACTGGCGCACGGGTTCGTACTTGGCGACCTTACTCTCCCGTGCCGCATCGAAAGCAGTCTTGCGATTGTCAAACGGGCACGTGACGTCAATGACAATTGCCGACTCCCCTCGCGCCAGAACGAGGTCTGGCCTGAGGTTAGTCGTTCCCACGGGACGATTCTCGTGGGTGATTGCGAATCGCTTTTGCGCGGCCGCTTTCAGCCGGTTCACGATCTTGTTGTGCCGGGCGGTGTAGGCGCCACTCTGACGCATGCAGTGGCAGAGCACGTGGGGGAGGGCTTCCTGGCTGTGCCCGCACGCTCTGCACCGCTGGTCGCTTGCACGCACCCACGGCCTGGCCCCGTTGAGTGGCAGGAGGTTCAGCCTTGCCCTGTGAACAAAGCGCCAGTCACAGAAACGGGTAAACACACCCGAACGCATGAAGTGAGAGTTGCTAGGATCGGCGGCTACGCACTCCATCACGTTCCCCTGGTTGTGCTTTTGCTGGAGAGGGTGATCTCGTGCGGCAGTCGCGATCGAACGCAGCTTCTTCGCGACCTTCGTTCGGTGCTTCGGCGCCAGAGTTACGTCGGTGCAGGTGATTTAGGGGCCACCTTCCCGCATTTCCCACGTAACCTTGAGTCGCTGGGATGCCTTTCGCGCCTCCGTCCATACGGACTGCAGCTGCACGGCCCACGGCTTAAAGTCACCGTACGACGGCGGccatgaagaagacgaagacaccACCGACCAGGCCTTCGACAACGCGGTCCTACGACAACGACAACCATGACGGGGACGAAGCGACCACGCCCTCTTCCTGTTGCTGCGTCGGGCCCTCTTCGTCTGAGAGTGTTGGGACCGGGGATTCTTCCAGGACGGATGCTTCACTCTGCGTGGAGATGACGACGTCGGGATCCAGTGGTGACGCAGCGATGTCTGTTGCTGGTGCGGGGCTCGATGGCTCGTCGCCGGTTTCAGTGCTGCCTAGGGAAAGAGAAGGTGCTAGCGATGACTACGAGGGCTCGCTGCTCGGCGGAGGCGAGTTTGTGGGCTCCGTTTCCGAAAGAGAGTCTTCGGACGGTGTTGGCGAGCGGCGCTTCCTCCGACGAGTCGCTGGCGACGGCCCGGGACGGTGCAGCAGAACCTCAGAGGCCGCTTTTCTGCGGTGCCACACGTGATGATTGTACATTCCCTTCCTTGTGGTGAAAGACATTGCACGGTCAGAGAGCCTGTAGCGATGCTCCACAGATGCGGTCTCCTCGAAACTCCCTCCAGCGAGGCACCCGTGCACAGTCGGCCGGCGGCAGGAATATATAGGAACACTAGTGTTGTGCAACCCCCTGACATCCAGTCTGGAAGAGAGCCCACCATGAATTTTAATTCGAATATCCCGCGATTTCTTTATTCACACTTTCCAATTAATAAAGTTGCTTTACTATTACTAGCGGGTACGGTTACTTCTCCAGAAGCTGCTTGGATTGCGCAAAATGGGCTCTTTTGTGCCATCGTTCCAATTGTACGATTTTAATAGGCTCGGTAAggaacggtggctcagtggtactCGGCTACTTAGCCGgaggacgcaggttcgatcccagctgcagcggcaccgTTTCGATAGCggcgaaacgccaaaggcgcccgtgtgctgtgcgatgtcaccaaGGGGTCGAAATAATTCCAGTTAATCTACCTCGCTACAAGaacctgtttctctctctctcttctccctccttcatccccctCACGGCGTGAAGGTAGTCTCGGGTTCGAAGCAGttcgaggtgtccaccgagaggccagacagttactgcacctttaCTTTAcccgaaaaaaaattacagtttttaaattacATGGCAAAGACAGTCGCGAGAAAAAAGTGCGAGAGAACGAAGTTTATTGTCACAGGACTTCCTCGGCCTCAATAAAAGTTCATTCACTCATTGGCCAGAAAATggccagaaaaaaagagacaGCAGCGGATTTCGCAAGACTGGTCTGGGCACTCTGAgaaaacatggcggcacccttgtTGTTTCTTTCGGAAAGGGCGCGGACGCGTTCTCATACCGCAGAGTTCGAAGACTTTTTGGCTGTGGAGTGCTTGTTGATAAAACGCCGTTCAGTTTCTTTACCCCTGTCGCATGCCGACCTGTTTACAAGTTCAGCGCTCTCTaccccttctttttttcttctgtttacaCTGCGCTGTGAACTGTTGTGAAGCAACACTGCCTGAGGAGTCATGTCAGGAATAGAAACGCCGCAAGGAACGTGCCTTGAAGATTGTAAACAACCGGTTGTCTTTAGACACGCACTGTCTTCGTGGGAGTGTTCGTCCTGGACACTGAGCGACTGGGCCGTCAATACTCGCAACGTGCCTTTGAAGTTCAGAATCGGGGTTAAACGCATGAGTGGTACGTGCGATACGCGACGAGTTTATGAACTTATCAGACTTGTAGATTGATGATTTCATCAGAAAAGAGCCGCTTTTCTGTGGCTCTAAAAACCGACTGTTTGAACCGTGCTGTATCGCCGCCCGATCAAATTACATTCAGTGCCTTGCAATAACGTTTTAATGAAAATGCACAGGACTCGAGAACGTAATACAGTGTCAAAAAAGATTAGTCTTATATAAATAGCGACACCACTACCTCGCTTATTAACCCTTGATTTTCCCATACCCGTTACAGGAAAACCCCAGTGGGAGACTGAAGGCAGTCAGGTGTCTGCCACGATAGAGCAATTCCTGCGGTGGATGTCCGGATGCAGTGACAAACAAAACGACCTATTAACTGTGGATGCATCACACTACTTTGCATACTCCAGCTATAATTATATGTCCCAGGTGTTCAAAGACTTGTCCAGTGTGTTAGAGGTACGCGCGAGCAACTCAATCAGCTCTCAGAAATTGAATTTTGCATTCGCATTTAATAGCAGCGTTCGTATAATGTGCGCAGAAATTTTATCTTCCAGTCGCTGGACTGGTCTTCGTTCGGCTTTCCTGGTCGCAAAGGTGCTGATAGCACGATGTGGCTTGGAACTGAGGGCTCGCACACACCATGCCATCAAGACACGTATGGCTACAATCTGGTTGCTCAGTTGATTGGCAAGTAAGCAAATCTTCTGCTTGGCTCTCTTGTTCCTGCAGCTGTGCACGTGCTTAGTTTCACAAGGTGGAATTTTTAGCATTGAGCAAAATTCAGACTAAAATTGCTTCACTTTGCGGAACTATGCATGTGCACAGCTGCAGGcagaagagagccccccccccTCTGCTCTTTCCGgtttattttttactttgttTTGGCCTGCACCACTATTTTGAGGGCGAATCACTATATAGGGGGGCTTCTGCCTGTAGCTGTGCACATGCATAGTTCCGCGTAGTGATGCAGTTTTAGTCTGAATTTTGCGGAATGCTGCCGTCCTGCTATTAAGGAAAGCTCTGCAGCTTTCCTCTCTCTGCAAACCAGTTTTAATGTTTATTCAAATACAAAGGTTTAGAAATTGCTATTGCTTTCCTGTATGGCTGCTTGGCTAGGCTTAAGTGGATACTATTGGGAAATATTTCTTGGTTTGAAATTTACTCTTGCCTGCCCTGACAAACTTAAGTGCTTTGTGTGAAACCAAAGGTACTCTGTGGCAGCCATCCATTCCATTATGCTTTACAGATTTGGGAACTATGTTTCTTAATAGAGCAATAATACCGATTTCTGATCTGGCTAAGGTATCTTGCTACAGTTTCATGTTTTTACTTTCTTCATCTTTCTCTTGTTTTACATGTGCTGAGTTGGATGCTTGTCACTATAACAATCTTCATTGGGATATTTATGTTTAATTTACCTTTTACTTCTCTAGCTTCGTGCTTGgttaagaaattaaaaaaaaaaaggaaaacactctCTATTGTGTTCAGTTAAGTATGTGTTGAACTTCAGTGTTCACAATCAGTAAAGGGACACTGAACAGTAGTACTTCAGCAAATCCTGGTTCCATAATGGACTGAGTCAGCTATTACTATttaaaaagaaaagcaattgACTTTTACACACTAAagctgtgctcttgacctgtcaCGCATGCTGTAGTGGAAGGCACGGTTTAATTCTGACCACCAGTGGTTCTTCAgtgtgcgctgacattgcacaatatGCCGTTCCTTTGGGGTTTCACTCCTGAGGCTTTGCGCTAAGTATCTGAATGCCATAGTCACTAAGGCACTGCAGTGGGTGATTATCTATCTCTGATGTTTTTAGACCACAGCATGGCACTCAGTGAAATCATAAGTACTCATACACTAGATACACAAGGCTGGAAATTTTCTAAAAAATTTGCAGAAAGTCATGGACCATGTTTCCAGCAAAGGACAGCAGCTGTCTGTATCCAACAAGAATACCATTTGAGGAGTCTAGCATATTCAGCCTGGTCAACTTGAGGGA
Coding sequences within it:
- the HSPBAP1 gene encoding HSPB1 associated protein 1 isoform X2, which encodes MSGIETPQGTCLEDCKQPVVFRHALSSWECSSWTLSDWAVNTRNVPLKFRIGVKRMSGKPQWETEGSQVSATIEQFLRWMSGCSDKQNDLLTVDASHYFAYSSYNYMSQVFKDLSSVLESLDWSSFGFPGRKGADSTMWLGTEGSHTPCHQDTYGYNLVAQLIGKKSWTMFPAKDSSCLYPTRIPFEESSIFSLVNLREVDFVTYPELQSTRPYHVVLEPGDVLLVPHHWWHYVSCLTTALSVNTWIPMSQDKDCQLVEAVTRTLATGLIPCYEDDDSQWELTSPEQNLAYLHQLMQPLCSEEIRPECGSHVTRLPSTPVVQYSWEDYAASTGCRLVRSRHLERREKEQPGRISSRRIISCFLDPSVAELIARRLRELVE
- the HSPBAP1 gene encoding HSPB1 associated protein 1 isoform X1 — protein: MSGIETPQGTCLEDCKQPVVFRHALSSWECSSWTLSDWAVNTRNVPLKFRIGVKRMSGKPQWETEGSQVSATIEQFLRWMSGCSDKQNDLLTVDASHYFAYSSYNYMSQVFKDLSSVLESLDWSSFGFPGRKGADSTMWLGTEGSHTPCHQDTYGYNLVAQLIGKKSWTMFPAKDSSCLYPTRIPFEESSIFSLVNLREVDFVTYPELQSTRPYHVVLEPGDVLLVPHHWWHYVSCLTTALSVNTWIPMSQDKDCQLVEAVTRTLATGLIPCYEDDDSQWVNTNEELTSPEQNLAYLHQLMQPLCSEEIRPECGSHVTRLPSTPVVQYSWEDYAASTGCRLVRSRHLERREKEQPGRISSRRIISCFLDPSVAELIARRLRELVE